Below is a genomic region from Candidatus Eisenbacteria bacterium.
GCACCTCGATCTCGATCAGGTGGCCGAAGGGCGGGTAGCGAAGCTCCCGCCGCTCCTCGGACTCCGTCGCGAAGAACGCCTCGTAGTCCTGCGCCGCCGCGCACCGGAGCGCGGGGTGGTCGGGATTCCACGACTGCATGATCACCTCTCCGGGACTCGCGCCGCGGCCCGCGCGGCCCGCCACCTGCGTGAGCAGCTGGAACGTCCGCTCCGCCGCGCGGAAATCGGGCAGGTAGAGCTGGAGATCCGCGAGGACGATCCCGACCAGCGTGACGCCGGGGAAGTCGAACCCCTTCGTGACCATCTGAGTGCCGAGGAGGAAGTCGGTCTCGCCCTTCCGGAACGAGCGGAGGATGGACGCGGCGGCGCCCCGCCGGCGCACCGCGTCGAGATCGAGCCTCGCGATGCGCGCCGTGGGAAAGACGCGCGCCACCTCGCGCTCGATCTTCTGGATTCCGACGCCTCCGAGCCAGAGATCCGTGGCGCCGCAGGAGCGGCACGCGGGAAGGAGACGGCGGACGGCGCCGCAGTAGTGGCACCGGAGCGTCTGGTCCTCGGAGTGCACCGTGAGCGAGACGTCGCAGCGCGTGCAGGAGGCGACGTCCCCGCATCCCTTGCACTGGACGTGAGTCGAGTGGCCGCGCCGGTTCAGGAAGAGGATCCCCTGCTCCCGGCGCG
It encodes:
- the priA gene encoding primosomal protein N' encodes the protein YKQEDSPRYHARDVALVRAQRRGAVIVLSSATPSLESYAKAATGATALLRLPSRVDGRPLATVRVADLRVRARAGAGTPAGADAAAATGATTADGTAPTGGPATPSQDRPTSRWLGPLLLEGMERTLARREQGILFLNRRGHSTHVQCKGCGDVASCTRCDVSLTVHSEDQTLRCHYCGAVRRLLPACRSCGATDLWLGGVGIQKIEREVARVFPTARIARLDLDAVRRRGAAASILRSFRKGETDFLLGTQMVTKGFDFPGVTLVGIVLADLQLYLPDFRAAERTFQLLTQVAGRAGRGASPGEVIMQSWNPDHPALRCAAAQDYEAFFATESEERRELRYPPFGHLIEIEVRGKTPENVIRGSERIRDVLRRGAAGVDVLGPAPKPISRIQGWERWHLLLRSSSRPALRARIEEALPKVRALKLPGLHVAVDVDPRQLL